In the Acanthopagrus latus isolate v.2019 chromosome 23, fAcaLat1.1, whole genome shotgun sequence genome, one interval contains:
- the dhx58 gene encoding probable ATP-dependent RNA helicase DHX58 isoform X2: MADFGLYEYQEEVVEQALQGENIIIWLPTGGGKTRAAVYVAKRHLETTRNAKVVVLVNKVHLVDQHYTKEFKPHLRHDYALVPVSGESEEKDFFGKVVQDNDVIICTAQILYNALTNTEETKHVELSDITLLIIDECHHTHKESVYNKVMGCYVEKKLSKEGPLPQILGLTASPGTGGAKTLEKAVEHVLQICANLDSAIVSTKHYAPELKRNVPRPIKTFDVVVPRPHDPLGDHLKWMMELVHEFMVLPSDYTLRETGTQEYEADVVILEQQGVRQGNRQLAECARHLRQYNDALLINDTLRMMDAYRSLNEFYNMKSATVIDGTDLFLVGLFQENQVELRKLAGDSRYENPKMSKLQSVLLEQFVPSVESRGILFSKTRRSTHCLHDWVSTNKVLQEAGIKAAILTGAGNGITYMTQHEQADTIRRFRQGSLNLLISTSVAEEGLDIPECNLVVRYGLLTNEIAQQQASGRARAKDSKYSVVAQKGGREERREHINEYLEELTGQAIAKVQDMSPQEFRIKIAELQKQAVICKKLAERRLAEKRSRHSAASVQLLCRNCFKPVASASDIRLVDNAHYVNVNADFKRHYKVGGQVCLDRTFEDWEPGCTISCNNGSCNKDWGFEMKYKKRALLPNIAIKHFALQTPDGRTTAKKWKDVTFTVEHFSFVEYCDENFPDLLD; this comes from the exons ATGGCAGATTTTGGACTGTATGAATACCAGGAGGAAGTGGTCGAACAGGCTCTTCAAGGAGAGAACATAATTATTTGGCTGCCGACTGGAGGTGGAAAGACCCGTGCTGCGGTGTATGTGGCCAAAAGACACCTGGAGACCACACGTAACGCCAAGGTGGTGGTCCTGGTTAACAAG GTTCACCTTGTGGACCAGCACTACACCAAAGAGTTCAAACCACACCTGCGCCATGACTACGCCCTGGTGCCGGTcagtggagagagtgaggagaagGACTTTTTCGGGAAAGTTGTGCAGGACAATGACGTAATCATCTGCACAGCACAGATCTTGTACAATGCTCTGACTAACACGGAGGAAACCAAACACGTTGAGCTCTCAG ATATTACTCTTCTGATAATCGACGAGTGTCACCACACCCACAAGGAGTCAGTCTACAACAAGGTGATGGGATGCTACGTGGAGAAAAAGCTGAGCAAAGAGGGACCGTTGCCACAGATCCTGGGTCTCACTGCGTCACCAGGAACAGGAGGTGCAAAGACCCTGGAAAAGGCTGTGGAGCACGTACTGCAG ATTTGTGCCAACTTGGACTCAGCCATAGTCTCAACTAAACACTATGCCCCCGAGCTGAAGAGGAACGTCCCCAGACCCATCAAGACATTTGATGTTGTGGTGCCAAGGCCTCAT GATCCATTGGGGGATCATCTGAAGTGGATGATGGAGCTGGTCCATGAGTTCATGGTGCTACCTTCAGActacacactgagagagacaggcaCGCAGGAGTATGAGGCAGATGTGGTGATTCTAGAGCAGCAAG GAGTAAGACAGGGCAACAGACAGCTAGCAGAATGTGCACGCCACCTCAGACAGTACAACGACGCCCTGCTCATCAATGACACCCTGCGAATGATGGACGCTTATCGCTCCCTAAACGAGTTCTACAACATGAAGTCTGCAACAGTCATTGATGGAACAGACCTGTTCCTGGTGGGACTTTTCCAAG AGAATCAGGTGGAGCTCAGGAAACTGGCAGGGGACTCTCGCTATGAAAACCCAAAGATGTCCAAACTTCAGAGCGTTCTGCTAGAACAGTTTGTTCCAAGTGTTGAATCAAGGGGGATCCTCTTCAGTAAAACCCGCAGAAGCACCCACTGCCTACATGACTGGGTCAGCACCAACAAAGTCTTACAGGAAGCTGGCATCAAGGCAGCTATCCTCACTGGGGCGGGCAATGGCATCACTTACATGACGCAG CACGAGCAGGCGGACACGATCCGCAGATTCCGCCAGGGTTCTCTCAACCTGCTGATCTCCACCAGTGTGGCTGAGGAAGGCCTTGACATCCCAGAATGCAACCTGGTCGTACGTTATGGACTGCTGACGAATGAGATTGCCCAGCAGCAGGCCAGCGGACGTGCCCGGGCCAAAGACAGCAAGTACTCAGTCGTCGCCCAGAAAGGGGGCCGGGAAGAGCGCCGGGAGCACATCAATGAATATCTGGAAGAGCTGACAGGACAGGCCATTGCAAAGGTCCAAGACATGAGCCCTCAGGAGTTCCGCATAAAG ATAGCTGAGCTACAAAAGCAGGCAGTCATCTGCAAAAAACTTGCAGAGAGGCGCCTAGCAGAGAAGAGGAGTCGCCACAGTGCTGCCAGTGTCCAGCTCTTGTGTCGAAACTGTTTCAAGCCTGTGGCCTCTGCCAGTGACATTAGACTTGTTGACAATGCGCACTATGTCAACGTCAATGCTGACTTCAA GAGACACTACAAAGTCGGTGGGCAGGTGTGTCTGGACAGGACTTTTGAGGACTGGGAGCCTGGGTGTACAATCAGTTGCAATAACGGCAGCTGCAACAAG GACTGGGGATTCGAGATGAAGTACAAGAAGCGTGCCCTGCTGCCAAATATAGCCATTAAGCACTTTGCCCTGCAGACACCTGATGGCAGGACGACTGCAAAGAAATGGAAGGATGTCACCTTCACTGTTGAGCACTTCAGCTTCGTAGAATACTGCGATGAAAACTTCCCTGACCTTCTTGATTGA
- the dhx58 gene encoding probable ATP-dependent RNA helicase DHX58 isoform X1, producing the protein MIYCLKGGKFRMADFGLYEYQEEVVEQALQGENIIIWLPTGGGKTRAAVYVAKRHLETTRNAKVVVLVNKVHLVDQHYTKEFKPHLRHDYALVPVSGESEEKDFFGKVVQDNDVIICTAQILYNALTNTEETKHVELSDITLLIIDECHHTHKESVYNKVMGCYVEKKLSKEGPLPQILGLTASPGTGGAKTLEKAVEHVLQICANLDSAIVSTKHYAPELKRNVPRPIKTFDVVVPRPHDPLGDHLKWMMELVHEFMVLPSDYTLRETGTQEYEADVVILEQQGVRQGNRQLAECARHLRQYNDALLINDTLRMMDAYRSLNEFYNMKSATVIDGTDLFLVGLFQENQVELRKLAGDSRYENPKMSKLQSVLLEQFVPSVESRGILFSKTRRSTHCLHDWVSTNKVLQEAGIKAAILTGAGNGITYMTQHEQADTIRRFRQGSLNLLISTSVAEEGLDIPECNLVVRYGLLTNEIAQQQASGRARAKDSKYSVVAQKGGREERREHINEYLEELTGQAIAKVQDMSPQEFRIKIAELQKQAVICKKLAERRLAEKRSRHSAASVQLLCRNCFKPVASASDIRLVDNAHYVNVNADFKRHYKVGGQVCLDRTFEDWEPGCTISCNNGSCNKDWGFEMKYKKRALLPNIAIKHFALQTPDGRTTAKKWKDVTFTVEHFSFVEYCDENFPDLLD; encoded by the exons ATGATCTATTGTCTCAAAGGAGGAAAGTTCAGGATGGCAGATTTTGGACTGTATGAATACCAGGAGGAAGTGGTCGAACAGGCTCTTCAAGGAGAGAACATAATTATTTGGCTGCCGACTGGAGGTGGAAAGACCCGTGCTGCGGTGTATGTGGCCAAAAGACACCTGGAGACCACACGTAACGCCAAGGTGGTGGTCCTGGTTAACAAG GTTCACCTTGTGGACCAGCACTACACCAAAGAGTTCAAACCACACCTGCGCCATGACTACGCCCTGGTGCCGGTcagtggagagagtgaggagaagGACTTTTTCGGGAAAGTTGTGCAGGACAATGACGTAATCATCTGCACAGCACAGATCTTGTACAATGCTCTGACTAACACGGAGGAAACCAAACACGTTGAGCTCTCAG ATATTACTCTTCTGATAATCGACGAGTGTCACCACACCCACAAGGAGTCAGTCTACAACAAGGTGATGGGATGCTACGTGGAGAAAAAGCTGAGCAAAGAGGGACCGTTGCCACAGATCCTGGGTCTCACTGCGTCACCAGGAACAGGAGGTGCAAAGACCCTGGAAAAGGCTGTGGAGCACGTACTGCAG ATTTGTGCCAACTTGGACTCAGCCATAGTCTCAACTAAACACTATGCCCCCGAGCTGAAGAGGAACGTCCCCAGACCCATCAAGACATTTGATGTTGTGGTGCCAAGGCCTCAT GATCCATTGGGGGATCATCTGAAGTGGATGATGGAGCTGGTCCATGAGTTCATGGTGCTACCTTCAGActacacactgagagagacaggcaCGCAGGAGTATGAGGCAGATGTGGTGATTCTAGAGCAGCAAG GAGTAAGACAGGGCAACAGACAGCTAGCAGAATGTGCACGCCACCTCAGACAGTACAACGACGCCCTGCTCATCAATGACACCCTGCGAATGATGGACGCTTATCGCTCCCTAAACGAGTTCTACAACATGAAGTCTGCAACAGTCATTGATGGAACAGACCTGTTCCTGGTGGGACTTTTCCAAG AGAATCAGGTGGAGCTCAGGAAACTGGCAGGGGACTCTCGCTATGAAAACCCAAAGATGTCCAAACTTCAGAGCGTTCTGCTAGAACAGTTTGTTCCAAGTGTTGAATCAAGGGGGATCCTCTTCAGTAAAACCCGCAGAAGCACCCACTGCCTACATGACTGGGTCAGCACCAACAAAGTCTTACAGGAAGCTGGCATCAAGGCAGCTATCCTCACTGGGGCGGGCAATGGCATCACTTACATGACGCAG CACGAGCAGGCGGACACGATCCGCAGATTCCGCCAGGGTTCTCTCAACCTGCTGATCTCCACCAGTGTGGCTGAGGAAGGCCTTGACATCCCAGAATGCAACCTGGTCGTACGTTATGGACTGCTGACGAATGAGATTGCCCAGCAGCAGGCCAGCGGACGTGCCCGGGCCAAAGACAGCAAGTACTCAGTCGTCGCCCAGAAAGGGGGCCGGGAAGAGCGCCGGGAGCACATCAATGAATATCTGGAAGAGCTGACAGGACAGGCCATTGCAAAGGTCCAAGACATGAGCCCTCAGGAGTTCCGCATAAAG ATAGCTGAGCTACAAAAGCAGGCAGTCATCTGCAAAAAACTTGCAGAGAGGCGCCTAGCAGAGAAGAGGAGTCGCCACAGTGCTGCCAGTGTCCAGCTCTTGTGTCGAAACTGTTTCAAGCCTGTGGCCTCTGCCAGTGACATTAGACTTGTTGACAATGCGCACTATGTCAACGTCAATGCTGACTTCAA GAGACACTACAAAGTCGGTGGGCAGGTGTGTCTGGACAGGACTTTTGAGGACTGGGAGCCTGGGTGTACAATCAGTTGCAATAACGGCAGCTGCAACAAG GACTGGGGATTCGAGATGAAGTACAAGAAGCGTGCCCTGCTGCCAAATATAGCCATTAAGCACTTTGCCCTGCAGACACCTGATGGCAGGACGACTGCAAAGAAATGGAAGGATGTCACCTTCACTGTTGAGCACTTCAGCTTCGTAGAATACTGCGATGAAAACTTCCCTGACCTTCTTGATTGA
- the kat2a gene encoding histone acetyltransferase KAT2A: MSDPAAQALQPRLLQAQSAGSAGSSTAATGSGSGSSDPARPGLSQQQRASQKKAQVRAFPRAKKLEKLGVFSACKAIDTCKCNGWKNPNPPSATRMDLQQQAASLSEPCRSCGHALADHVSHLENVSEDEINRLLGMVVDVENLFMSVHKEEDTDTKQVYFYLFKLLRKCILQMSQPVVEGSLGSPPFEKPNIEQGVLNFVQYKFSHLAPKERQTMFELSKMFLLCLNYWKLETPTQYRQRTQKDDGTTYKVDYTRWLCYCHVPQSNDSLPRYETTHVFGRSLLKSIFTVTRRQLLEKFRVEKDKLLPEKRTLILTHFPKFLSMLEEEIYGENSPIWEADFTMPASDGTQLGHQTVISPAAVSGSPALPKGLSSISSLGSMDTGGAEPITGEKRKLPEALTLEDAKRIRVMGDIPMELVNEVMMTITDPAAMLGPETNLLTPNAARDETARLEERRGIIEFHVIGNSLSQKSNKKILMWLVGLQNVFSHQLPRMPKEYITRLVFDPKHKTLALIKDGRVIGGICFRMFPTQGFTEIVFCAVTSNEQVKGYGTHLMNHLKEYHIKHNILYFLTYADEYAIGYFKKQGFSKDIKVPKSRYLGYIKDYEGATLMECELNPRIPYTELSHIIKRQKEIIKKLIERKQSQIRKVYPGLTCFKEGVRQIPVESIPGIRETGWKPSNKDKGKEVKDPDVLHNMLKNLLAQIKTHPDAWPFMEPVKKSEAPDYYEIIRFPIDLKTMTERLKNRYYVTKKLFIADLQRIITNCREYNPPDSEYCKCASTLEKFFYFKLKDGGLIEK; encoded by the exons ATGTCGGACCCGGCGGCGCAGGCCTTGCAACCCCGGCTTCTCCAAGCCCAGTCTGCTGGGTCAGCTGGGTCCAGTACCGCCGCGACTGGCTCCGGGTCAGGGAGTAGCGACCCCGCCAGACCGGGACTCAGCCAGCAACAGCGTGCAAGCCAGAAGAAAGCCCAAGTGCGAGCTTTCCCACGGGCGAAAAAGCTTGAGAAACTTGGCGTATTCTCCGCATGCAAG GCTATTGACACATGCAAGTGCAATGGATGGAAAAACCCAAATCCACCATCAGCCACACGTATGGACCTGCAACAGCAAGCAGCCAGCCTGAGCGAGCCGTGCCGCAGCTGTGGACATGCTCTGG CTGATCATGTGTCCCACCTGGAGAACGTGTCCGAGGATGAGATTAACAGGCTGTTGGGGATGGTGGTGGATGTGGAGAACCTTTTTATGTCTGTACATAAAGAGGAGGACACGGACACCAAACAGGTCTACTTCTACCTATTCAAG CTGCTGAGGAAATGCATCCTGCAGATGAGCCAGCCAGTCGTAGAGGGATCTCTTGGAAGTCCCCCTTTTGAAAAGCCCAACATCGAGCAG GGGGTTCTGAACTTTGTTCAGTACAAGTTCAGCCACCTGGCACCAAAGGAAAGGCAGACCATGTTTGAGTTGTCAAAGATGTTCCTCTTGTGCCTCAATTACTGGAAGCTGGAGACACCGACACAGTACCGGCAGCGCACCCAGAAGGATGATGGGACAACATACAAAGTGGACTAcaccag GTGGCTGTGCTACTGCCATGTTCCCCAGAGTAACGACAGCCTGCCGCGCTATGAAACCACGCACGTGTTCGGCCGCAGTTTGCTCAAGTCCATCTTCACTGTGACCCGACGGCAGCTCCTGGAGAAGTTCAGAGTGGAGAAGGACAAACTGCTGCCAGAGAAACGCACACTCATCCTCACACACTTTCCCAA GTTCTTGTccatgctggaggaggagatctATGGTGAGAATTCTCCCATCTGGGAGGCCGACTTCACCATGCCAGCCTCTGACGGCACGCAGCTGGGACACCAGACGG TGATCAGTCCTGCTGCAGTCTCCggctctcctgctctgcctaAAGGTCTGAGCAGCATCTCCTCTCTGGGCAGCATGGACACTGGAGGTGCAGAGCCCATCACAG GAGAGAAGCGTAAACTTCCTGAGGCGTTGACTCTGGAAGATGCCAAGCGGATCCGTGTGATGGGAGACATTCCTATGGAGCTGGTCAATGAAGTCATGATGACAATCACTGACCCCGCTGCTATGCTCGGACCAGAG ACGAATCTGCTGACGCCAAATGCTGCCCGTGATGAGACTGCCAGGCTGGAGGAGAGGCGGGGAATCATCGAGTTTCACGTCATTggaaactctctctctcagaagTCCAACAAGAAGATCCTGATGTGGCTGGTTGGCCTGCAGAACGTCTTCTCTCATCAGTTACCTCGCATGCCCAAAGAGTACATCACACGACTGGTGTTCGACCC GAAGCACAAGACCCTTGCCCTTATCAAAGATGGCCGCGTCATCGGTGGCATCTGTTTTAGGATGTTTCCCACTCAGGGCTTCACAGAGATCGTCTTCTGTGCCGTCACATCCAACGAGCAAGTTAAG GGCTATGGTACCCACCTGATGAACCACCTGAAGGAGTatcacatcaaacacaacatCTTGTATTTCCTCACTTATGCTGACGAGTACGCCATCGGCTACTTCAAGAAGCAG GGCTTTTCCAAAGACATCAAAGTGCCGAAGAGTCGATACCTGGGATACATCAAAGACTATGAGGGAGCGACCCTCATGGAGTGCGAGCTGAACCCAAGAATCCCCTACACTGAGCTCTCTCATATCATTAAAAGACAGAAGGAG ATCATCAAGAAGCTGATTGAGAGGAAACAGAGTCAGATCAGGAAGGTTTACCCAGGTCTCACCTGCTTCAAAGAGGGTGTACGACAGATCCCAGTGGAGAGCATTCCAGGCATCA GAGAGACAGGCTGGAAACCCAGTAACAAGGACAAAGG CAAAGAGGTGAAGGATCCTGACGTGTTACATAATATGTTGAAGAACCTTCTGGCCCAGATAAAG ACTCATCCGGATGCCTGGCCCTTTATGGAACCAGTGAAAAAGTCGGAGGCTCCAGATTATTACGAGATCATCCGCTTTCCCATCG ACCTGAAGACCATGACGGAGAGACTGAAGAACAGATACTATGTGACCAAGAAGCTTTTCATTGCCGACCTGCAGCGAATCATCACCAACTGTCGCGAGTACAACCCTCCAGACAGCGAGTACTGCAAGTGTGCCAGCACCCTGGAGAAGTTCTTCtacttcaaattaaaagatgGAGGTCTGATCGAGAAGTGA
- the rab5c gene encoding ras-related protein Rab-5C — translation MAGRGGPARTNGTAASNKICQFKLVLLGESAVGKSSLVLRFVKGQFHEYQESTIGAAFLTQTVCLDDTTVKFEIWDTAGQERYHSLAPMYYRGAQAAIVVYDITNTDTFTRAKNWVKELQRQASPNIVIALAGNKADLANKRAVDFQEAQAYADDNSLLFMETSAKTAMNVNEIFMAIAKKLPKNEPQGGAGAGGRARGGVDLQEAAPQGRSGQCCGGGN, via the exons ATGGCAGGGCGAGGCGGACCAGCACGGACCAACGGCACAGCAGCGAGCAACAAGATCTGCCAGTTCAAGCTGGTGCTGTTGGGGGAATCGGCGGTGGGGAAGTCCAGCTTGGTGCTGCGCTTTGTCAAAGGCCAGTTCCACGAGTACCAGGAGAGCACCATCGGAG CTGCCTTCCTCACACAGACAGTATGTTTGGATGATACAACAGTCAAGTTTGAGATCTGGGACACTGCAGGACAGGAACGGTATCACAGCTTAGCACCCATGTACTACAGGGGAGCCCAGGCTGCCATCGTGGTCTACGACATCACCAACACA gataCATTCACACGTGCCAAGAACTGGGTAAAGGAGCTGCAGCGACAGGCCAGTCCCAATATTGTTATTGCACTGGCAGGAAACAAAGCGGATCTGGCCAACAAGAGAGCTGTAGATTTCCAG GAAGCACAAGCATATGCAGATGACAACAGTTTGCTGTTCATGGAGACTTCAGCCAAGACGGCTATGAATGTCAATGAGATTTTTATGGCTATAG CCAAGAAGCTTCCCAAGAATGAGCCTCAGGGTGGAGCAGGCGCTGGTGGACGGGCCAGAGGTGGAGTGGACCTGCAGGAAGCTGCACCACAGGGCAGAAGTGGCCAGTGCTGTGGGGGCGGGAACTAA